A region from the Gammaproteobacteria bacterium genome encodes:
- a CDS encoding type II secretion system protein — MTKQQGFSLIELIIVVVILSLLAVTALPRFLNITEQAEDAAVEGVAGGFSAAVGLVRAEWEIEGRPSDSDAYITMSSTKVRVNQFGFPTAGAGGSGANLAPDQMTASACKTVFDKVMQSPVRSVIAGQDASNVRYYISVQSNSGTTDNDNAYDLCLYHLVATLSIKKTNGIPAGNSLNDGNLFTYNPATGQIQVFSNNE, encoded by the coding sequence ATGACAAAGCAGCAAGGCTTTTCATTAATAGAATTAATTATTGTGGTCGTGATATTGAGTTTATTGGCGGTAACCGCCTTACCGCGCTTTCTTAACATTACTGAGCAAGCGGAAGATGCAGCAGTGGAAGGCGTTGCAGGTGGCTTTTCGGCTGCAGTTGGCTTGGTGCGTGCCGAATGGGAAATAGAAGGGCGACCCAGTGATAGCGACGCTTATATAACGATGAGCTCAACCAAGGTTCGGGTCAATCAATTTGGTTTCCCAACCGCAGGCGCAGGTGGCAGTGGTGCCAATTTAGCGCCGGATCAAATGACCGCCAGTGCCTGTAAAACCGTGTTTGACAAAGTAATGCAAAGCCCCGTGCGCAGTGTTATTGCTGGGCAAGACGCCAGCAATGTTCGCTATTATATTAGCGTGCAAAGTAACAGCGGCACCACCGACAACGATAACGCTTACGATCTGTGTCTATATCATTTGGTAGCGACCTTAAGTATTAAAAAAACTAACGGTATTCCTGCCGGTAACAGCTTGAATGATGGTAATTTATTCACTTATAATCCAGCGACCGGACAAATACAGGTTTTTAGTAATAACGAATAG